In the Sulfitobacter pacificus genome, one interval contains:
- a CDS encoding 2-hydroxychromene-2-carboxylate isomerase, with translation MQAPKTIEYFYSAHSAYAYLGAWELEQIAQRTGARIIHYPFDFAPVMAAAGGKGFKERSKAHIDYFFGREMVRWAQIRDLPMVRHRPTFHDNPLALANGAIIAAGTEADRLSRAILQAHWRDDADIADAAVLTQLALDLGLDATALLKAAGSKDIQSQHEANTQEAIARSVFGSPTYFVDGDMFYGQDRLFMVEQALHNPFAP, from the coding sequence ATGCAAGCGCCAAAAACCATTGAATATTTCTATTCTGCCCATTCCGCCTATGCCTATTTGGGCGCATGGGAGTTGGAACAGATCGCGCAACGCACCGGGGCGCGGATCATTCACTACCCGTTCGACTTTGCGCCGGTGATGGCAGCGGCAGGCGGCAAGGGGTTCAAGGAACGTTCAAAAGCGCATATTGATTATTTCTTTGGTCGCGAAATGGTGCGTTGGGCGCAAATCCGCGACCTGCCCATGGTGCGCCACCGGCCAACCTTTCATGACAATCCGCTGGCCCTGGCCAATGGTGCGATCATCGCTGCGGGCACGGAGGCAGACCGGTTGAGCCGCGCGATCTTGCAGGCACATTGGCGTGATGATGCAGATATCGCCGATGCTGCGGTACTGACACAATTGGCGCTAGATCTCGGGCTTGACGCAACGGCCCTGCTAAAGGCCGCAGGCAGCAAGGACATACAGAGCCAGCATGAAGCCAATACCCAAGAGGCAATTGCCCGTTCTGTCTTTGGCTCACCGACCTATTTTGTCGACGGGGATATGTTCTATGGTCAGGACCGACTGTTCATGGTTGAGCAAGCCTTGCACAATCCGTTTGCGCCATAG
- a CDS encoding sigma-70 family RNA polymerase sigma factor: MRGRRQSQVTERQEIEELIARVALKDRAAFEVLYDRVSAKLFGVCLRVLTKRAAAEDAMQDTFVKIWNNADRYRANGLSPMTWLITIARNTAIDRLRARKKGQQDIDTPGLNLIAPGPSPEQAAIAASEAERLTDCLDTLAEDRGAAIRGAYLEGLTYADLAAKFDVPLNTMRTWLRRGLIALRDCMRV; the protein is encoded by the coding sequence ATGCGGGGCAGGAGACAAAGCCAAGTGACGGAACGTCAGGAGATTGAAGAGCTGATAGCGCGTGTGGCCCTTAAGGATCGCGCCGCTTTTGAGGTGCTCTATGATCGGGTCAGTGCGAAACTTTTTGGCGTTTGTTTGCGTGTCTTAACCAAACGGGCAGCGGCCGAGGACGCGATGCAGGACACTTTCGTCAAGATCTGGAACAACGCGGACCGTTACCGTGCAAACGGCTTGTCCCCGATGACTTGGCTGATCACAATTGCCCGGAATACTGCCATCGACCGGCTGCGCGCCCGCAAGAAGGGCCAGCAGGATATTGATACGCCGGGATTGAACCTGATCGCGCCCGGCCCCTCGCCAGAGCAGGCGGCGATTGCCGCATCAGAAGCGGAGAGACTGACCGATTGCCTTGATACCTTGGCAGAGGATCGCGGGGCCGCAATTCGCGGGGCCTATCTTGAGGGGCTGACCTATGCGGATCTTGCCGCAAAGTTCGATGTGCCGCTGAACACCATGCGCACGTGGTTGCGCCGGGGGCTGATCGCATTGCGCGACTGTATGCGCGTATGA
- a CDS encoding anti-sigma factor yields the protein MSEEDFTPRDAEDAMAAEYVLGLATGDVLAEAQTRAAHDAAFAQRVASWQERMVQLTDSIDPVAPPKKVKRLLLKSLFPRVSVPLMQRLWVWQGIALAALVLAAYLATPLLQPKELDVPRDVYATQMSSPDFDLQVIAVVDTRNSIALRRLAGQAPADRVLELWAILPDQAPISLGVLPEGESARIPLPQALAEQIATITLAITDEPLGGAPGGVPSGSIRAAGEISAL from the coding sequence ATGAGCGAAGAGGATTTCACCCCGCGCGACGCAGAAGATGCCATGGCCGCCGAATATGTGCTGGGCCTTGCAACGGGTGATGTACTGGCAGAGGCACAGACCCGTGCGGCCCATGATGCGGCATTTGCCCAACGTGTAGCATCCTGGCAGGAACGTATGGTGCAGCTGACCGATTCAATTGATCCGGTTGCCCCACCCAAAAAAGTTAAGCGTTTGTTGCTCAAATCGTTGTTCCCGCGCGTTTCGGTGCCACTGATGCAACGCCTGTGGGTATGGCAGGGGATCGCACTGGCCGCGCTGGTTCTGGCGGCTTATCTGGCGACGCCGCTGTTGCAGCCCAAAGAGCTGGACGTGCCACGTGATGTCTATGCCACACAAATGAGCAGCCCGGATTTCGACCTTCAGGTCATCGCGGTGGTGGACACCAGAAACAGCATCGCCCTGCGCCGTCTTGCCGGGCAGGCCCCTGCGGATCGCGTGCTGGAGCTTTGGGCAATCCTGCCGGATCAGGCCCCGATATCGCTGGGTGTCTTGCCAGAAGGGGAATCCGCGCGGATCCCGTTGCCGCAGGCGCTTGCGGAACAGATAGCCACAATCACGCTGGCCATTACGGATGAACCGCTTGGCGGTGCGCCGGGTGGTGTCCCAAGTGGTAGCATCAGGGCCGCAGGCGAGATCAGCGCCCTCTGA
- a CDS encoding membrane dipeptidase: protein MKTPLIDNLQYANFSPKIFEQMRAGGVDAVHVTIAYHESFREMVLNLERWNRWFEDHPDLIFKGTTAADVLRAQETGRTAIFFGFQNPSPIEDDIGLVEICHQLGIRFMQLTYNNQSLLATGCYEEDDTGLTRMGRAVVSEMNRVGMVIDMSHSGERSTLEAIEYSTRPIAITHANPHWWHAALRNKSDIVLKALTGAGGMLGFSVYPHHLAGGSDCTLESFCGMIAEAAARYGAQNLGIGTDLCQDQPDSIVEWMRVGRWTKGIDYGEGSASNAGFPPMPVWFNDNRDFGNIRSGLTAVGMSEDEVNGIMGGNWLRFYETSFGPL from the coding sequence ATGAAAACACCGCTGATCGACAATCTGCAATACGCCAATTTCTCGCCGAAGATCTTTGAACAGATGCGCGCAGGGGGCGTGGACGCGGTGCATGTCACCATCGCCTATCACGAGAGTTTCCGTGAAATGGTGCTGAACCTTGAACGCTGGAACCGCTGGTTTGAGGATCATCCCGACCTGATCTTCAAAGGCACCACCGCCGCTGATGTGCTGCGGGCACAGGAAACCGGTCGTACCGCGATCTTCTTCGGCTTTCAGAACCCCAGCCCGATTGAGGATGACATCGGCTTGGTCGAGATCTGCCACCAGCTTGGCATTCGTTTCATGCAGTTGACCTATAACAACCAAAGCCTTCTGGCGACCGGATGTTACGAGGAGGACGATACCGGCCTCACCCGCATGGGCCGCGCCGTGGTTAGCGAAATGAACCGCGTCGGCATGGTCATCGACATGAGCCATTCTGGCGAACGCTCCACCTTGGAAGCCATCGAATATTCCACCCGCCCCATCGCCATCACCCACGCCAACCCGCATTGGTGGCACGCTGCCCTGCGCAATAAATCCGATATAGTGCTTAAGGCGCTGACCGGGGCGGGCGGCATGCTGGGGTTTTCCGTCTATCCACACCATCTGGCCGGCGGGTCAGACTGTACCTTGGAAAGTTTCTGCGGAATGATTGCCGAAGCCGCCGCGCGTTACGGCGCGCAAAATCTCGGCATCGGCACGGATCTGTGTCAGGATCAGCCGGACAGCATCGTTGAATGGATGCGGGTCGGGCGCTGGACCAAGGGGATCGATTATGGCGAGGGATCTGCCAGCAACGCAGGTTTCCCGCCGATGCCGGTCTGGTTCAACGACAATCGCGATTTTGGAAATATCCGCAGCGGCTTGACCGCCGTAGGGATGAGCGAGGATGAGGTCAACGGCATCATGGGCGGCAATTGGCTGCGCTTTTACGAAACCAGTTTCGGCCCGCTGTGA
- the hrpB gene encoding ATP-dependent helicase HrpB: MSETLPIDAVLPQVIAALREHKRVVLQAPPGAGKTTRVPLAMLEAHLTQGRILMLEPRRLAARAAAERMAQTRGEKAGATVGYRVRGASAISKDTRIEVVTEGILTRMLQDDPELCGVGAVVFDEFHERSLNADLGLALCLEVAAALRDDLLLVVMSATLDAAPVAELIEAPVITSEGRSFEVTPVWLDRPVGKQRLEQATADLVLKALADSPGSALVFLPGEGEIRRVETLLKSQLPADCILAPLFGAMDFKAQRAAIAPAPKGRKVVLATSIAETSLTIEGIRIVVDAGRARRARFNPASGMSQLVTEKVSRAEATQRAGRAGRMSTGTAYKLWTKGEEGALPAFPPAEIEVGDLSGFALELAVWGADASDLTFVTPPHEGRLAEARSVLQMLGALDGVGRITAHGRALATLPLHPRLAHMVGEGGPRGATLAALLAERDPLRGAGVDLSLRMDVIEGRQSRADAHAPTIARIRQESKRLKRAQDKDGPDTLGPLAALAYPDRIGLRRKGDAPRYVLSGGKGALIAEGDVMAGERLIVATDLDGNPREAKVRQAARLSEAELRALYADQIAWHDLCLWSRREGRVLTRRQERFGALVLDDRIWPDAPEADVARAMLEGVRQLGLNPAPPAARFLARARLMPDGFPDFSEKVLLEELEEWLLPHLTDVRSAGQWKGFDLLPALRARLDWDQQQALDRAAPAHFVTPLGRKVPIDYDGDAPQITLRLQELFGVTKHPQVAGSPLKITLLSPGQRPVQVTMDLPGFWASSYADVRKDMRGRYPRHPWPEDPTQADPTVRAKRRGT, encoded by the coding sequence ATGTCTGAAACCTTGCCCATTGATGCCGTGCTGCCACAGGTGATTGCCGCCCTGCGAGAACATAAACGTGTGGTGCTTCAGGCACCGCCGGGTGCGGGCAAAACCACCCGTGTGCCCTTGGCCATGCTGGAGGCTCACCTTACGCAAGGGCGCATCCTGATGCTGGAACCACGCCGCCTTGCTGCGCGGGCCGCGGCCGAACGGATGGCGCAAACACGTGGCGAAAAGGCAGGGGCAACAGTGGGGTATCGTGTGCGCGGTGCCTCTGCGATCAGCAAAGATACCCGTATTGAAGTGGTGACCGAAGGCATCCTGACGCGGATGTTGCAAGACGACCCTGAGTTGTGCGGCGTCGGTGCGGTGGTGTTTGACGAATTTCACGAACGCTCGCTGAACGCTGATCTGGGTCTGGCGCTGTGTCTGGAAGTGGCGGCTGCGCTGCGCGACGATTTGTTGTTGGTGGTGATGTCCGCCACGCTGGACGCGGCACCTGTGGCAGAGCTGATTGAGGCACCCGTGATCACCTCGGAAGGGCGCAGTTTTGAGGTCACGCCGGTCTGGCTGGACAGGCCTGTCGGCAAGCAACGGCTTGAACAGGCGACTGCCGATTTGGTGCTGAAGGCGCTGGCAGACTCCCCCGGCTCTGCGCTGGTGTTTCTTCCGGGCGAGGGCGAGATCAGGCGTGTTGAAACCTTGTTGAAATCGCAACTGCCCGCGGATTGCATACTGGCCCCGCTGTTTGGTGCGATGGATTTTAAGGCCCAACGCGCCGCCATCGCCCCCGCGCCAAAGGGGCGCAAGGTGGTGCTGGCGACCTCTATCGCGGAAACCTCACTGACGATTGAGGGTATTCGCATTGTCGTAGATGCAGGACGCGCGCGGCGGGCACGGTTCAACCCCGCCTCTGGCATGTCACAACTCGTCACCGAAAAAGTCAGCCGCGCCGAGGCGACCCAGCGCGCAGGTCGCGCCGGGCGGATGTCCACCGGCACTGCCTACAAGCTGTGGACCAAGGGAGAAGAAGGTGCGCTACCCGCCTTTCCGCCGGCAGAGATCGAGGTTGGTGATCTAAGCGGCTTTGCGCTGGAGCTGGCGGTCTGGGGGGCGGATGCGAGTGATCTAACCTTTGTCACCCCGCCGCATGAGGGCCGTCTGGCCGAGGCGCGATCAGTCTTGCAGATGCTGGGTGCATTGGATGGCGTGGGCCGGATCACCGCCCATGGCCGCGCCCTGGCCACCCTGCCACTGCATCCGCGACTTGCGCATATGGTCGGAGAGGGCGGGCCGCGAGGTGCCACCCTTGCCGCGCTATTGGCGGAACGGGATCCTTTACGCGGCGCTGGCGTGGATCTGTCTTTGCGCATGGATGTGATCGAGGGGCGTCAGAGCCGCGCCGATGCCCATGCCCCAACGATCGCCCGCATCCGGCAAGAATCCAAACGCCTGAAACGGGCGCAGGACAAGGACGGCCCTGATACCCTTGGCCCTCTGGCCGCGCTTGCCTATCCCGACCGGATCGGGCTGCGGCGCAAGGGGGATGCGCCGCGCTATGTTCTTTCGGGGGGCAAGGGTGCGCTGATTGCCGAAGGTGATGTGATGGCCGGTGAACGGCTGATTGTTGCAACCGACCTTGACGGAAATCCGCGCGAGGCCAAGGTGCGTCAGGCCGCGCGGTTAAGCGAGGCAGAGCTGCGCGCGCTATATGCGGATCAGATTGCGTGGCATGACCTCTGCCTGTGGTCACGCCGGGAGGGACGGGTTTTGACTCGCCGGCAGGAACGCTTTGGCGCTTTGGTTTTGGATGATCGCATTTGGCCGGATGCGCCGGAGGCTGACGTGGCCCGTGCCATGCTGGAAGGGGTACGCCAGTTGGGGCTGAACCCTGCCCCGCCCGCCGCGCGTTTTCTGGCCCGCGCCCGGCTGATGCCCGACGGGTTCCCCGATTTCAGCGAAAAGGTATTGCTGGAGGAGCTTGAGGAATGGCTTCTGCCACATCTGACTGACGTGCGCAGCGCTGGCCAATGGAAGGGGTTTGACCTGTTGCCGGCTTTGCGTGCCCGTCTGGACTGGGATCAGCAACAGGCGCTGGACCGCGCGGCACCGGCGCATTTTGTCACCCCGCTGGGCCGTAAGGTGCCGATTGACTATGACGGAGACGCGCCTCAGATCACCCTGCGCCTGCAAGAGCTTTTTGGCGTGACCAAGCACCCGCAAGTTGCTGGAAGTCCATTGAAAATCACACTTTTATCGCCCGGCCAACGCCCTGTGCAGGTCACCATGGATCTGCCGGGGTTCTGGGCCAGCTCTTATGCGGATGTGCGCAAGGACATGCGGGGGCGGTATCCCCGCCACCCCTGGCCCGAGGACCCGACACAGGCAGACCCAACTGTGCGGGCAAAGCGACGCGGCACCTAG
- the meaB gene encoding methylmalonyl Co-A mutase-associated GTPase MeaB, with protein sequence MDIKDIAQRVSAGERRALARAITLVESGRADHRARAADLLAALPQDRQALRIGLSGTPGVGKSTFIESFGMMLIRQGLRVAVLAVDPSSSRSGGSILGDKTRMDLLSREANAFIRPSPSQTHLGGVARRTREAVRLCEAAGFDVVLIETVGVGQSETVVAEMSDLFLLLLAPAGGDELQGVKRGIMEMADIILVNKADGDLKPAAVRTQADYTGALRLLRKRAQDPDGYPLAMAVSALQENGLEDAWKSMKTLVDWRRSEGFWERTRAAQARYWFEEDVKQRLLAQLQGAEARAALAELSDRVAAGTADPSAAAQAFVEGLGR encoded by the coding sequence ATGGACATCAAGGACATAGCACAGCGCGTCAGCGCAGGCGAGCGGCGCGCACTGGCGCGCGCCATTACATTGGTTGAATCAGGGCGCGCGGATCACCGTGCGCGGGCGGCAGACCTGTTGGCCGCCTTGCCGCAAGACCGTCAGGCGCTGCGCATCGGATTGTCGGGCACGCCCGGGGTGGGCAAATCGACGTTTATCGAGAGTTTCGGCATGATGCTGATCCGTCAGGGGCTACGGGTGGCGGTCCTGGCGGTGGATCCTTCATCGTCACGCTCCGGCGGGTCCATTCTGGGCGATAAGACGCGGATGGATTTGCTTAGCCGCGAGGCAAATGCCTTCATTCGCCCCTCCCCCAGTCAGACCCATTTGGGCGGCGTGGCGCGCCGCACCCGCGAGGCGGTGCGCCTCTGCGAGGCAGCGGGGTTTGACGTGGTTTTGATCGAGACCGTTGGTGTGGGGCAATCCGAAACCGTGGTTGCCGAAATGTCCGATCTGTTCCTGCTGCTGCTGGCACCGGCGGGCGGGGACGAGTTGCAGGGCGTAAAACGCGGCATCATGGAAATGGCGGATATCATTCTGGTCAACAAGGCAGATGGTGATCTGAAACCGGCCGCTGTGCGCACACAGGCGGATTATACCGGGGCGTTGCGATTGCTGCGCAAACGGGCACAGGATCCTGATGGTTACCCGCTAGCCATGGCGGTTTCCGCCTTGCAGGAGAACGGTTTAGAGGATGCCTGGAAGAGCATGAAAACACTGGTGGACTGGCGGCGTTCGGAAGGATTTTGGGAACGCACGCGCGCAGCGCAGGCCCGCTATTGGTTCGAGGAAGACGTGAAACAGCGTTTGCTGGCCCAGCTTCAGGGGGCCGAGGCGCGTGCGGCCTTGGCCGAGTTGAGCGACAGGGTTGCGGCGGGGACTGCGGATCCGTCAGCGGCAGCGCAGGCCTTTGTTGAAGGGCTGGGACGGTAA
- a CDS encoding tyrosine recombinase XerC, producing the protein MGLISPAARDALQTWLEHQRALKGAAEGTIIAYQGDVADFLSFMTLHKSQSQGLGALAQITISDMRSWMARTRGANVGPRSMARKLSAVKAFYRWLAEREGFEPTAVLSTRAPKYQKKLPRPLAVDAAKAMIDCVEIQSDRPWVSARDVAVLTLLWGCGLRISEALGLLARDAPLPESLRIIGKGSKERLVPVLPAARDAVDAYVRLCPHPSTPDAPLFRAIRGGALSARSIAKVMADARMQLGLPATATPHAMRHSFATHLLDAGGDLRAIQELLGHASLSTTQAYTAVDTARLMEVYNRAHPKAG; encoded by the coding sequence ATCGGGCTGATCAGCCCCGCCGCGCGTGACGCGCTGCAAACATGGCTTGAACATCAACGCGCCTTGAAGGGCGCGGCAGAAGGCACCATCATCGCCTATCAGGGTGATGTTGCGGATTTCCTGTCGTTCATGACCCTGCACAAATCGCAATCCCAGGGGCTGGGCGCATTGGCGCAGATCACCATCTCTGACATGCGCTCTTGGATGGCCCGCACCCGCGGCGCAAATGTGGGGCCGCGGTCCATGGCCCGCAAGCTGTCTGCCGTGAAAGCGTTTTATCGCTGGCTGGCCGAACGCGAAGGGTTTGAACCCACGGCGGTGCTTTCCACCCGCGCGCCGAAATATCAAAAGAAGTTGCCTCGCCCGCTGGCTGTAGATGCCGCCAAGGCAATGATTGATTGTGTCGAAATTCAATCGGATCGCCCTTGGGTGTCCGCCCGCGATGTTGCTGTCCTGACTCTGCTTTGGGGCTGCGGCCTGCGGATTTCCGAGGCGTTGGGTCTGCTGGCGCGGGATGCTCCCCTGCCTGAAAGTCTACGGATCATCGGGAAGGGCAGCAAGGAACGGCTGGTGCCGGTTCTGCCTGCCGCGCGGGATGCTGTGGACGCTTATGTGCGGCTGTGTCCACACCCTTCTACGCCTGATGCGCCGCTGTTTCGCGCCATTCGCGGCGGTGCTTTGTCAGCCCGTTCGATTGCCAAGGTCATGGCCGATGCCCGGATGCAACTGGGGCTGCCCGCGACCGCCACGCCCCATGCCATGCGCCACAGTTTCGCAACTCATCTGCTGGATGCGGGTGGTGATCTGCGCGCGATTCAGGAGTTGCTGGGCCATGCTTCCCTATCGACCACACAGGCCTATACGGCGGTAGATACTGCACGTCTGATGGAAGTCTACAATCGGGCGCATCCAAAGGCGGGGTGA
- a CDS encoding DUF484 family protein, translated as MSSNPKIDDVLREAIISKPDVILDDGDVMQALIAANEKAMGGNIVDLRGIAMERLEARLDRLEDTHRSVIAAAYENLAGTNQIHRAILRMLDPVEFETFLLDLGGEVADILRVDAVKLVLESVQNDDDPAVQRLGDVLSVAEPGFIDDYLTHGRGGIARQVTLRGVQDGSEQVYEGKADWVRSEACLKLDFGAGRLPGLLVLGSEDPHMFGPQQGTDLLTFFTGVFERAMRRWLS; from the coding sequence ATGAGCAGCAACCCCAAGATCGATGACGTCCTGCGCGAGGCGATCATTTCGAAGCCCGATGTGATTCTGGATGACGGCGACGTCATGCAGGCGCTGATTGCCGCGAATGAAAAAGCGATGGGCGGCAATATTGTTGATCTGCGCGGCATAGCAATGGAACGGCTGGAAGCGCGGCTGGACCGGCTGGAAGACACCCACCGCAGCGTAATTGCTGCCGCTTATGAAAACCTTGCGGGCACCAACCAGATCCACCGCGCCATTCTGCGGATGCTCGATCCGGTGGAATTCGAAACCTTTCTGCTCGATCTGGGGGGCGAAGTGGCCGATATCCTGCGTGTCGACGCGGTCAAGCTGGTGTTGGAGTCGGTTCAAAACGACGATGATCCGGCGGTGCAGCGTCTTGGCGATGTGTTAAGCGTGGCGGAACCCGGATTCATCGACGACTACCTGACCCACGGGCGCGGCGGCATTGCGCGGCAGGTGACGCTTCGCGGGGTACAGGATGGATCAGAACAGGTCTATGAGGGCAAAGCGGATTGGGTCCGCTCCGAGGCCTGTCTGAAACTCGATTTCGGCGCGGGTCGCCTGCCCGGCCTTCTGGTGCTGGGTTCCGAGGATCCACATATGTTCGGCCCGCAGCAGGGCACGGATCTGCTGACGTTTTTCACCGGTGTTTTTGAACGCGCCATGCGCCGCTGGCTGTCTTGA
- the fsa gene encoding fructose-6-phosphate aldolase, with product MKFFVDTAEIDAIAELNDLGMVDGVTTNPSLILKSGRDIMEVTKEICSIVSGPVSAEVVAMEADAMIAEGRKLAEIAENIAIKLPLTWDGLKACKTLSGEGRMVNVTLCFSANQALLAAKAGATFISPFIGRLDDINVDGMDLIQDIRTVYDNYGFETNILAASIRSVAHVQECALIGADVMTAPPEVIKKLATHPLTNAGLEQFMKDWAKTGQNIL from the coding sequence ATGAAATTCTTTGTAGATACCGCCGAAATCGACGCCATTGCCGAACTGAACGATCTTGGCATGGTCGACGGGGTCACAACCAACCCCTCGCTGATTCTGAAATCCGGCCGTGACATCATGGAAGTCACCAAGGAAATCTGCTCCATCGTTTCCGGCCCGGTCAGCGCCGAAGTGGTTGCCATGGAAGCCGACGCAATGATCGCCGAGGGCCGCAAACTGGCTGAGATTGCTGAGAATATCGCCATCAAACTGCCGCTGACATGGGACGGGCTCAAGGCCTGTAAAACCCTGTCGGGCGAGGGCCGTATGGTCAATGTGACCCTGTGTTTCTCTGCCAATCAGGCACTGCTGGCGGCAAAAGCCGGCGCAACTTTCATCTCGCCTTTCATCGGGCGTCTGGATGACATCAACGTAGACGGTATGGACCTAATTCAGGACATTCGCACGGTCTATGACAACTACGGCTTTGAAACCAACATTCTGGCCGCATCAATCCGTTCCGTGGCACATGTGCAGGAATGTGCCTTGATCGGTGCCGACGTCATGACTGCCCCGCCAGAGGTGATCAAGAAACTGGCAACACATCCGTTGACCAATGCGGGACTTGAGCAATTCATGAAGGATTGGGCGAAAACCGGGCAAAATATCCTGTAA
- a CDS encoding primosomal protein N' has protein sequence MSSPEFFHHGDLVAVMSTQPLGRALDYKAPEGGCRMGAFVEVPLGPRKVLGVVWGPGKGDYDLAKIRHVIRVLDAAPMRDEMRSFLERAAAYTLTPMPAMLRLATRAPGLGDPPSMRKVYRRGTAEPNKMTDARRRVLETLDEYGDLSFTLKELADMAGVTASVVKGLVTQDAVREEESPRDVPFLQMDPERPSKALTEDQAAAAAVMDEGVRSGKYGTTLLRGVTGSGKTEVYLEAVAAALRAGRQALVLLPEIALTEQFLERVQERFGAKPAEWHSGATMTERRRIWRMVGQGQCQVVIGARSALFLPYQNLGLIVVDEEHDSSYKQEEGVLYNARDMAVLRAAICGAQVVLASATPSLESWANVEAGKYRRLDLTSRFGPAVMPEMGAIDMRAEGLKSDRWVSPTLQAEVNKRLERGEQAMLFINRRGYAPITLCRACGHQIGCDDCDARMVEHRFLKRLVCHQCGESKPMPEACPNCEAVGKLAPVGPGVERLGEEAAAIWPEARIATLSSDMYGSARALKAEIAGIAEGAADIVIGTQLVAKGHNFPNLTLVGVIDADLGLQGSDLRAAERTFQLMRQVAGRAGRAEAPGAALLQTYQPEHPVIRAILAGDEEGFWAAEAAERKQAGVPPYGRMAGIILSGPDVAAVFDAGNLLARQDGALRRIGAQVFGPAPAPIARVRGRHRVRLLVKAEKSAPLQEALAQWVAQLRLKGDLRLAVDIDPQSFY, from the coding sequence GTGAGCAGCCCGGAATTCTTTCATCATGGTGATTTGGTTGCAGTGATGAGCACCCAACCCCTTGGCCGTGCGCTGGATTACAAAGCGCCGGAAGGGGGCTGCCGAATGGGGGCCTTTGTCGAAGTGCCACTGGGGCCGCGCAAGGTATTGGGCGTGGTCTGGGGGCCAGGCAAGGGGGATTATGATCTGGCGAAAATCCGCCATGTGATCCGTGTGCTGGATGCCGCACCGATGCGCGATGAGATGCGCAGTTTTCTGGAACGTGCCGCCGCCTATACCTTAACCCCAATGCCCGCGATGCTGCGGCTTGCAACGCGGGCACCGGGGTTGGGGGACCCGCCCTCGATGCGCAAGGTCTACCGGCGCGGGACGGCTGAACCCAACAAGATGACCGATGCAAGGCGGCGTGTTCTTGAAACCCTGGATGAATATGGGGACCTGTCTTTCACACTGAAAGAACTGGCGGATATGGCGGGGGTGACGGCGTCTGTGGTCAAAGGGCTGGTGACGCAGGATGCGGTGCGCGAAGAGGAGTCCCCGCGCGATGTGCCGTTCCTGCAGATGGACCCTGAACGGCCAAGCAAGGCGTTGACCGAAGATCAGGCGGCAGCGGCAGCGGTGATGGATGAAGGGGTGCGGTCAGGGAAATATGGTACAACCCTGCTGCGCGGGGTGACCGGATCAGGCAAGACCGAGGTTTATCTGGAAGCCGTGGCCGCCGCCTTGCGGGCAGGACGGCAGGCGCTGGTGTTGCTGCCGGAGATTGCCCTGACCGAGCAGTTTCTGGAACGGGTACAGGAACGCTTCGGGGCGAAGCCTGCCGAATGGCATTCCGGTGCCACAATGACCGAACGTCGCCGCATCTGGCGCATGGTGGGGCAGGGCCAGTGCCAGGTGGTGATCGGGGCGCGTTCGGCCCTGTTCCTGCCCTATCAGAATCTGGGTCTGATTGTGGTCGATGAGGAACATGACAGCTCCTACAAACAGGAAGAGGGTGTGCTGTACAATGCCCGCGATATGGCGGTGTTGCGGGCAGCGATCTGTGGGGCGCAGGTGGTATTGGCAAGCGCAACACCCTCGCTGGAATCCTGGGCGAATGTGGAGGCGGGCAAATACCGCCGGCTTGATCTGACTTCGCGGTTTGGGCCTGCGGTGATGCCGGAAATGGGCGCGATTGATATGCGTGCCGAGGGGTTGAAGAGCGACCGGTGGGTTTCACCTACCTTACAGGCAGAGGTCAACAAGCGGTTGGAGCGGGGCGAGCAGGCGATGTTGTTTATCAACCGCCGCGGCTATGCGCCGATTACCCTGTGTCGCGCCTGCGGGCATCAGATTGGCTGTGATGATTGTGATGCGCGAATGGTGGAGCACCGGTTCCTGAAACGGCTGGTCTGTCATCAATGTGGGGAAAGCAAGCCGATGCCGGAGGCCTGTCCGAACTGCGAGGCGGTGGGCAAGCTGGCACCGGTGGGGCCGGGAGTGGAGCGGTTGGGCGAAGAAGCCGCAGCGATCTGGCCGGAGGCACGGATCGCGACCCTGAGTTCGGACATGTATGGATCTGCGCGGGCGTTGAAGGCCGAGATCGCGGGCATTGCCGAAGGCGCGGCGGATATTGTGATCGGCACGCAGCTGGTGGCCAAAGGGCATAATTTTCCCAACCTGACCCTCGTTGGCGTCATTGACGCCGACCTCGGGTTGCAGGGGTCGGATTTGCGTGCCGCTGAACGCACCTTTCAACTGATGCGTCAGGTCGCCGGGCGTGCAGGGCGGGCCGAGGCCCCGGGGGCGGCCCTGCTGCAAACCTATCAGCCGGAACACCCGGTCATTCGCGCCATTCTGGCAGGGGATGAAGAAGGTTTTTGGGCGGCGGAAGCTGCCGAGCGCAAACAGGCGGGTGTGCCGCCCTATGGGCGTATGGCGGGGATTATCCTGAGCGGGCCGGATGTGGCGGCGGTATTTGACGCGGGTAATTTGCTGGCGCGACAGGACGGGGCACTCCGGCGGATCGGGGCGCAGGTCTTCGGGCCGGCACCGGCACCGATTGCGCGGGTGCGCGGGCGCCATCGTGTGCGGTTACTGGTGAAGGCGGAGAAATCCGCCCCTTTGCAGGAGGCGTTGGCGCAATGGGTGGCACAGCTGCGATTGAAAGGGGATTTGCGGCTGGCCGTGGATATTGACCCACAGAGTTTTTACTAA